A genomic region of Mycolicibacterium poriferae contains the following coding sequences:
- a CDS encoding CocE/NonD family hydrolase, with the protein MSAPTDAETTPSTRPGLASAARRALGALLGVPSPTAEVAVHRGLRVPMRDGVDLIADHYEPQLATPAGTLLVRGPYGRSFPFAALFGSVYAARGYHVLVQSVRGTFGSGGEFSPMVHEIPDGADTVAWLREQTWFTGTFGTVGLSYLGFTQWALLSDPPPEMKAAVITVGPHDVSGPRWGTGSFGLNDFLGWSDLVAHQEDPNRLLTLLRQARAQRRVTRASYGLPLGESSRALLGDGALWFESWLEHPDADDEFWTRLHLREALERTDIPVLLLSGWQDLFLEQTLTQFARLRDRDVPVGLTVGPWTHGHMMTKAAPTVIRETLDWLGTHLGDQPSRRPSPVRVHVGGQGWLELADWPPPMPEQVLYLQPGGALAAAAPARGGGEVFVYNPADPTPTVGGRLLSPVGGYRDDTELARRADVLTFTSTPLPTDLCVVGAPVVELSHSCTNPNNDLFVRVSQVDAQGRSRNISDGYLASAPDTGTVRLELDAVAHTFPAGSRIRVLIAGGSHPRFVRNLGTGESVATGTALATARHTVHLGGETRLVLPADTRPPSTD; encoded by the coding sequence ATGAGCGCCCCCACCGACGCCGAGACCACCCCCTCGACCCGGCCCGGCCTCGCGAGCGCCGCCCGGCGCGCGCTCGGGGCGCTGCTGGGGGTGCCGTCACCCACGGCCGAGGTGGCCGTCCACCGCGGCCTGCGTGTTCCGATGCGCGACGGCGTCGACCTGATCGCCGACCACTACGAGCCGCAGCTCGCCACCCCGGCCGGCACACTGCTGGTGCGTGGCCCCTACGGGCGCAGCTTCCCGTTCGCGGCGCTGTTCGGCTCGGTCTACGCCGCCCGCGGCTATCACGTGCTGGTGCAGAGCGTGCGGGGCACGTTCGGTTCGGGCGGCGAGTTCTCGCCCATGGTGCACGAGATCCCCGACGGCGCCGACACCGTCGCGTGGCTGCGCGAACAAACCTGGTTCACCGGCACCTTCGGCACTGTCGGGCTGTCGTATCTGGGCTTCACCCAGTGGGCGCTGCTCAGCGATCCCCCACCCGAGATGAAGGCGGCCGTGATCACCGTCGGCCCGCACGACGTCAGCGGGCCACGCTGGGGCACGGGGTCGTTCGGCCTCAACGACTTCCTCGGCTGGAGCGACCTGGTCGCACACCAGGAAGATCCCAACCGACTGCTGACGCTGCTGCGCCAGGCGCGGGCGCAACGCCGTGTGACGCGCGCGTCCTACGGACTGCCGCTGGGCGAATCGAGCCGCGCGTTGCTCGGTGACGGTGCGTTGTGGTTCGAGTCCTGGCTCGAGCACCCCGACGCCGACGACGAGTTCTGGACGCGGCTGCATCTGCGAGAGGCCCTGGAGCGCACCGACATTCCGGTGCTGCTGCTGTCCGGTTGGCAGGACCTGTTCCTCGAACAGACGCTGACCCAGTTCGCCAGGTTGCGCGACCGCGACGTGCCCGTCGGGTTGACCGTCGGACCGTGGACCCACGGACACATGATGACCAAGGCCGCGCCCACGGTCATCCGGGAGACGCTGGACTGGCTCGGCACGCATCTGGGCGACCAGCCTTCCCGACGTCCCAGTCCGGTACGGGTGCATGTCGGCGGGCAGGGCTGGCTGGAGCTCGCCGACTGGCCGCCGCCGATGCCCGAGCAGGTGCTGTACCTGCAGCCCGGCGGTGCCCTGGCCGCTGCTGCACCGGCTCGGGGCGGTGGCGAGGTCTTCGTGTACAACCCCGCCGACCCGACCCCGACGGTCGGAGGACGGCTGCTGTCCCCCGTCGGCGGCTACCGCGACGACACCGAACTGGCGCGCCGCGCCGACGTGCTGACCTTCACCAGCACGCCGCTGCCCACCGACCTGTGTGTCGTCGGCGCCCCCGTCGTGGAACTGTCACACTCCTGCACCAACCCGAACAACGATCTGTTCGTCCGGGTCAGCCAGGTGGACGCGCAGGGCCGGTCGCGCAACATCAGCGACGGCTACCTGGCTTCAGCACCCGACACCGGCACGGTGCGCCTCGAACTCGACGCCGTCGCACACACCTTTCCGGCAGGATCCCGGATCCGGGTGCTGATCGCGGGCGGGTCGCACCCGCGTTTCGTGCGCAACCTGGGCACCGGCGAATCCGTCGCGACCGGCACCGCGCTGGCGACGGCACGTCACACCGTGCACCTGGGTGGTGAAACACGTCTGGTGCTGCCGGCTGACACCCGGCCACCGTCAACCGACTGA
- a CDS encoding DUF3558 domain-containing protein: MVAKLRLFSALCALVAAVVVVWQTTPAGPVAGDRVELRATGAPLPAVSTTIKYPVIDLVDPDPFDPCRDIPLNVVQRIGLAFTPPTPEDSLRCKYDAGNYQMAVEAFVWRTFEQTLPPDAIELDINGHRAAQYWVMKPTDWNNRWWITCMVAFKTSYGVIQQSLFYSPIYSEPDPDCMQTNLQRAHELSPFYIY, encoded by the coding sequence ATGGTCGCCAAGCTGCGGCTCTTCTCGGCGCTGTGCGCGCTGGTCGCCGCGGTGGTGGTGGTCTGGCAGACGACTCCGGCCGGCCCGGTGGCCGGCGACCGCGTCGAACTGCGTGCGACCGGCGCGCCGTTGCCGGCGGTGTCGACGACCATCAAGTATCCGGTGATCGACCTCGTCGACCCGGATCCGTTCGATCCCTGCCGAGACATCCCGCTGAACGTGGTGCAGCGCATCGGCCTGGCCTTCACCCCGCCCACGCCCGAGGACAGTCTGCGCTGCAAATACGACGCCGGGAACTACCAGATGGCAGTCGAGGCGTTCGTCTGGCGCACCTTCGAACAGACCTTGCCACCCGATGCGATCGAACTCGACATCAACGGCCACCGCGCGGCGCAGTACTGGGTGATGAAGCCCACCGACTGGAACAACCGCTGGTGGATCACCTGCATGGTGGCCTTCAAGACCAGCTACGGCGTCATCCAGCAGTCACTGTTCTACTCGCCGATCTACTCCGAGCCCGACCCGGACTGCATGCAGACCAACCTGCAGCGCGCGCATGAACTGAGCCCGTTCTACATCTATTGA
- a CDS encoding metallophosphoesterase family protein, translating to MTSDDRRPTLWAVSDLHTGHTGNKPVAESLHPASPEDWLIVAGDVAERTDEIRWALDLLRKRFAKVIWVPGNHELWTTNRDPMQIFGKARYDYLVNMCDEMGILTPEHPYPVWTEEGGPATLVPMFLLYDYSFLPQGAGTKAEGLAIAKERNIVGTDEYLLSAEPYSTRDAWCRERVAYTRKRLEDLDWMTPTIQINHFPMVREPCDAMFYPEFALWCGTTATADWHTRYNALCSVYGHLHIPRTTWYDGVRFEEVSVGYPREWRRRRPYRWLRQILPDPKYAPGYLNEFGGHFQITQEMRDHAAKVQQRIVSRRA from the coding sequence GTGACCAGTGACGACCGACGTCCGACGCTGTGGGCGGTCAGCGACCTCCACACCGGACACACCGGCAACAAGCCTGTGGCTGAGTCGCTGCATCCTGCCTCACCTGAGGACTGGTTGATCGTGGCCGGCGACGTCGCCGAACGCACCGACGAGATCCGGTGGGCACTGGACCTGCTGCGCAAGCGGTTCGCCAAGGTGATCTGGGTGCCGGGCAACCACGAGCTGTGGACCACCAATCGCGACCCGATGCAGATCTTCGGTAAGGCGCGTTACGACTACCTCGTCAACATGTGCGACGAGATGGGCATCCTCACCCCGGAGCACCCCTATCCGGTGTGGACCGAGGAGGGAGGCCCGGCGACGCTCGTGCCGATGTTCCTGCTCTACGACTACTCGTTCCTGCCGCAGGGTGCGGGCACCAAGGCCGAGGGGTTGGCGATCGCCAAGGAGCGCAACATCGTCGGCACGGACGAATACCTTCTCTCGGCCGAGCCGTACTCCACTCGCGACGCCTGGTGCCGCGAGCGGGTGGCCTACACCCGCAAGCGGCTCGAAGACCTGGACTGGATGACGCCGACCATCCAGATCAACCACTTCCCGATGGTCCGTGAACCCTGTGACGCGATGTTCTACCCGGAGTTCGCGCTATGGTGCGGCACGACGGCGACCGCTGACTGGCACACCCGCTACAACGCGCTCTGCTCGGTGTACGGACACCTGCACATCCCGCGCACCACCTGGTACGACGGGGTCCGCTTCGAGGAGGTTTCGGTCGGCTATCCCCGCGAGTGGCGCCGTCGCAGGCCCTACCGGTGGTTGCGGCAGATCCTTCCGGATCCCAAGTACGCGCCCGGCTATCTCAACGAGTTCGGCGGGCATTTCCAGATCACCCAGGAAATGCGTGATCACGCAGCCAAGGTGCAACAGCGGATCGTGAGCAGGCGGGCATGA
- the pptT gene encoding 4'-phosphopantetheinyl transferase PptT, producing the protein MIAATLLAGVLPGSINALAAAELYTDPKELAPLPEEEPLIAKSVPKRRNEFITVRYCARQALVDLGADPVPILKGEKGEPCWPDGIVGSLTHCEGFRGAAVGRREEVRSVGIDAEPHDVLPNGVLDAISLPVERHELAALPDDVHWDRVLFCAKEATYKAWYPLTRRWLGFEDAHIRFDVDGSGHAGTFTSQILIDPEALSGQPLTALTGRWSVRNGIALTAIVL; encoded by the coding sequence ATGATCGCCGCCACCCTGCTGGCCGGGGTGCTGCCCGGTTCGATCAACGCCCTGGCGGCCGCCGAGCTGTACACCGACCCCAAGGAACTCGCTCCGCTGCCTGAAGAGGAGCCGCTGATCGCCAAGTCGGTTCCCAAGCGGCGCAACGAGTTCATCACCGTGCGGTACTGCGCCCGTCAGGCCCTGGTTGATCTCGGTGCCGACCCTGTCCCCATCCTGAAAGGGGAGAAGGGCGAACCCTGTTGGCCTGACGGCATTGTCGGCAGCCTGACGCACTGTGAAGGATTTCGCGGTGCTGCGGTGGGCCGCCGCGAAGAGGTGCGGTCCGTCGGGATCGACGCCGAGCCGCACGACGTGTTGCCCAACGGGGTGCTCGACGCGATCAGCCTGCCCGTCGAACGGCACGAGCTCGCCGCGTTGCCCGACGACGTGCACTGGGACCGGGTGTTGTTCTGTGCCAAGGAAGCGACCTACAAAGCGTGGTACCCCTTGACGCGACGGTGGTTGGGCTTCGAGGACGCACACATCCGCTTCGATGTCGACGGGTCCGGACACGCGGGGACGTTCACGTCCCAGATCCTGATCGACCCGGAAGCGCTGTCGGGTCAGCCGCTGACGGCGCTGACGGGTCGGTGGTCGGTGCGCAACGGGATCGCGTTGACGGCGATCGTGCTGTGA
- the truB gene encoding tRNA pseudouridine(55) synthase TruB: protein MTAVPPGLVVVDKPGGMTSHDVVGRCRRLFGTRKVGHAGTLDPMATGVLVVGVERATKILGLLTATAKSYSATIRLGEATTTEDAEGELVQRVSAVAVTNDHIAAAVAALRGDIEQVPSAVSAIKVDGKRAYRMVREGEMPELSPRPVRIDRFEVLAVHRDRPNEVVDVDVEVDCSSGTYIRALARDVGGALGVGGHLTVLRRTRVGDFGLEHARTLEQLAEAPELSYSLDEACLRAFPRRDLTAAEAIDAGHGRPLTPAGIPGVYAAAAPDGTVMALLQDAGAKTKSVVVIRPATL, encoded by the coding sequence GTGACGGCGGTGCCACCGGGCCTGGTGGTGGTCGACAAGCCCGGCGGGATGACCAGTCACGACGTCGTCGGCCGGTGCCGGCGGTTGTTCGGCACCCGCAAGGTCGGGCACGCGGGCACTCTGGATCCGATGGCCACCGGCGTGCTCGTGGTCGGCGTGGAACGCGCCACCAAGATCCTCGGTCTGCTGACGGCCACGGCGAAGTCGTATTCGGCGACGATCCGGCTCGGCGAGGCGACGACCACCGAAGATGCTGAAGGCGAACTCGTGCAACGCGTTTCGGCTGTCGCTGTGACCAACGACCACATCGCGGCCGCTGTCGCTGCGCTACGCGGCGACATCGAGCAGGTTCCGTCAGCCGTGAGCGCCATCAAGGTGGACGGTAAGCGGGCCTACCGGATGGTGCGCGAGGGTGAGATGCCCGAACTGTCACCCCGCCCGGTGCGGATCGACCGTTTCGAGGTGCTCGCGGTGCACCGGGACCGCCCGAATGAGGTCGTCGACGTCGACGTCGAGGTCGACTGCTCCAGCGGCACCTACATTCGGGCACTGGCTCGCGACGTCGGGGGAGCACTGGGCGTCGGTGGTCACCTCACGGTGCTGCGGCGCACCCGGGTCGGCGATTTCGGCCTCGAGCATGCCCGGACACTGGAGCAGCTCGCCGAGGCGCCGGAACTGTCCTATTCCCTCGACGAGGCGTGCCTGCGGGCTTTTCCACGCCGTGACCTCACCGCGGCCGAGGCCATCGACGCCGGCCACGGACGTCCGCTCACGCCCGCCGGCATCCCCGGTGTCTACGCCGCGGCGGCCCCCGACGGCACCGTGATGGCGCTGTTGCAAGACGCCGGAGCGAAGACCAAGTCGGTGGTGGTGATCCGGCCGGCGACGCTGTGA
- a CDS encoding type II toxin-antitoxin system Rv0910 family toxin: MAKLEMSRSLPLSADQAWAHASDLSSLGDWMTMHQGWRSEVPEVIEVGTTVVGVAGAKGMRNRVTWTVRQFDPPTALSVSGEGVGGTRYTLSMKVDSTDEGCTFTVRMDLGGAPLFGPIGSAAARAVKGDIDRSIREFERLYC, from the coding sequence ATGGCCAAGCTGGAGATGTCGCGCTCTTTGCCGTTGTCGGCCGACCAGGCATGGGCCCACGCGTCGGACCTGTCGAGCCTCGGGGACTGGATGACGATGCACCAGGGCTGGCGCTCGGAGGTGCCCGAGGTGATCGAGGTGGGTACCACCGTCGTGGGCGTGGCCGGCGCCAAGGGTATGCGCAATCGGGTCACGTGGACGGTGCGCCAGTTCGATCCGCCGACGGCGCTGTCGGTCAGCGGTGAGGGTGTGGGCGGAACGCGCTACACGCTGTCGATGAAGGTCGATTCCACCGACGAGGGCTGCACGTTCACCGTGCGCATGGACCTCGGCGGTGCACCGCTGTTCGGACCGATCGGTTCCGCGGCGGCGCGGGCGGTCAAGGGCGACATCGACAGGTCGATCCGAGAGTTCGAGCGGCTGTACTGCTGA
- the mntR gene encoding manganese-binding transcriptional regulator MntR: MSPEGSPADPADLSTVAQDYLKVIWTAQEWSHEKVSTKLLAERLGVSASTASESVRKLADQGLVDHEKYGAVTLTDAGRRAALAMVRRHRLMETFLVRELGYSWDEVHDEAEVLEHAVSDRMLDRIDAKLGHPTRDPHGDPIPAADGQVPTPPARQLSVCEDGDAGTVARISDADPEMLRYFDTVGISLDARLRVVARRDFAGMISVAVTQPGPDGAGEPPETTVDLGSPAAEAIWVIA, encoded by the coding sequence GTGAGCCCTGAAGGCAGTCCCGCCGACCCCGCTGATCTGTCGACGGTGGCCCAGGACTACCTCAAAGTGATCTGGACCGCGCAGGAGTGGTCACACGAGAAGGTGTCCACCAAGTTGCTGGCCGAGCGCCTCGGCGTATCGGCCAGCACCGCCTCGGAGTCGGTCCGCAAACTCGCCGATCAGGGGCTGGTGGACCATGAGAAATACGGCGCGGTCACGCTCACCGACGCCGGTCGGCGCGCGGCGCTGGCGATGGTGCGCAGACACCGGCTGATGGAGACGTTCCTGGTGCGCGAGCTCGGCTACAGCTGGGATGAGGTGCACGACGAGGCCGAAGTGCTCGAGCACGCGGTCTCCGACCGGATGCTCGACCGGATAGACGCCAAGCTCGGTCACCCGACCCGGGACCCGCACGGTGACCCGATCCCGGCGGCCGACGGCCAGGTGCCCACCCCGCCGGCGCGTCAGCTGTCGGTCTGCGAGGACGGTGACGCCGGCACCGTCGCGCGCATCTCCGATGCCGACCCGGAGATGCTGCGTTATTTCGACACCGTCGGGATCAGCCTGGATGCGCGGCTGCGGGTGGTCGCGCGCCGCGATTTTGCCGGCATGATCTCCGTCGCGGTCACGCAACCGGGCCCGGACGGTGCGGGCGAGCCGCCCGAGACCACGGTGGATCTGGGAAGCCCAGCCGCCGAGGCCATCTGGGTCATCGCCTAG
- a CDS encoding bifunctional riboflavin kinase/FAD synthetase, translating into MQRWRGQGEIPTDWGRCVVTIGVFDGVHRGHQELIGRAVKAGRSRGVPTVLMTFDPHPMEVVFPGSHPAQLTTLTRRAELVEEMGIDVFLVMPFTSDFMKLTPERYVHELLVERLHAVEVVVGENFTFGKKAAGNVELLRKAGERFGFAVDSVNLVAEHHRDETVTFSSTYIRSCVDAGDMVTAAEALGRPHRVEGVVVRGDGRGKVLGFPTANVAPPMYSAIPADGVYAAWFTVLGHGPVVGSVTPGERYQAAVSVGTNPTFSGRTRTVEAFILDTTADLYGQHVAVDFVARLRGQERFDSVDDLVAAMGADTERARTILSAH; encoded by the coding sequence GTGCAGCGCTGGCGAGGCCAGGGGGAGATCCCGACCGACTGGGGCCGATGTGTGGTGACCATCGGCGTCTTCGACGGTGTCCACCGCGGGCATCAGGAGCTGATCGGTCGTGCGGTCAAAGCCGGCCGGTCGCGCGGCGTGCCCACGGTGTTGATGACCTTCGACCCGCACCCGATGGAGGTCGTCTTTCCGGGCAGCCACCCGGCGCAACTGACCACGCTGACGCGTCGCGCCGAGCTGGTCGAGGAGATGGGCATCGACGTGTTCCTGGTCATGCCGTTCACTTCGGACTTCATGAAACTCACCCCCGAGCGCTACGTCCACGAACTGCTCGTCGAACGCCTCCACGCCGTCGAGGTCGTGGTCGGCGAGAACTTCACGTTCGGCAAGAAGGCGGCGGGCAACGTCGAGTTGCTGCGCAAGGCGGGCGAACGGTTCGGCTTCGCCGTGGACTCGGTGAACCTGGTGGCCGAACATCACCGCGACGAGACGGTGACGTTCTCGTCGACCTACATCCGCTCGTGCGTGGATGCCGGTGACATGGTCACCGCGGCGGAGGCACTGGGCCGTCCACACCGGGTGGAGGGTGTCGTGGTGCGCGGCGACGGTAGGGGCAAGGTGCTGGGCTTCCCGACGGCCAACGTCGCCCCGCCGATGTACTCGGCGATCCCCGCCGACGGTGTCTACGCCGCGTGGTTCACCGTGCTCGGACATGGCCCGGTGGTCGGCAGCGTCACCCCGGGGGAGCGCTACCAGGCCGCCGTCTCGGTCGGCACCAACCCGACGTTCTCCGGACGCACCCGCACCGTCGAGGCGTTCATCCTGGACACGACCGCCGACCTGTACGGCCAACACGTCGCGGTCGACTTCGTGGCCCGGCTGCGCGGCCAGGAGAGGTTCGACTCGGTGGACGATCTGGTGGCGGCGATGGGTGCCGACACCGAACGCGCACGCACCATCCTCTCCGCCCACTGA
- the rpsO gene encoding 30S ribosomal protein S15, which translates to MALTAEQKKEILGQYGLHDTDTGSPEAQVALLTKRIIDLTEHLKMHKHDHHSRRGLLLLVGRRRRLLKYVAQVDVERYRSLIERLGLRR; encoded by the coding sequence GTGGCGCTTACCGCCGAACAGAAAAAAGAGATCCTCGGCCAGTACGGCCTGCATGACACCGACACCGGCTCGCCGGAGGCCCAGGTGGCGCTGCTGACCAAGCGCATCATCGACCTCACCGAGCACCTCAAGATGCACAAGCACGACCACCACTCGCGCCGCGGCCTGCTGCTGCTGGTCGGCCGTCGTCGTCGGCTGCTGAAGTACGTGGCGCAGGTCGACGTCGAGCGGTACCGCTCGCTGATCGAGCGCCTCGGCCTGCGCCGCTGA
- the lppU gene encoding LppU family putative lipoprotein, translating to MRALLVAFATTVAAGLLTGCSSSTPATELVVGDCVQMGGPPDRPEAAEAPCGSAESNYKVVAVFSGSADTAEECPSDVDSYYSMRGSFSDSRTTVCLDIDWVVGGCMSIDTKSGSDPVRVDCGDAQAPRRQRATQILTDVANADQCASGVGYPYEERAFTVCVEDVA from the coding sequence GTGCGTGCCCTGCTCGTCGCGTTCGCGACGACCGTGGCGGCAGGTCTGCTGACCGGGTGCTCGTCGTCGACGCCTGCCACGGAGCTCGTCGTGGGGGACTGTGTGCAGATGGGCGGGCCTCCCGACCGTCCTGAGGCGGCCGAAGCCCCATGCGGGTCGGCGGAGTCCAACTACAAGGTGGTGGCGGTGTTCTCCGGCTCGGCCGACACCGCCGAGGAGTGCCCGTCGGACGTCGACTCCTATTACTCGATGCGCGGGTCGTTCTCCGATTCGCGCACCACGGTGTGCCTGGACATCGACTGGGTGGTCGGGGGATGCATGAGCATCGACACCAAGAGTGGGTCGGACCCCGTGCGGGTCGACTGCGGTGACGCGCAGGCGCCCAGACGTCAGCGCGCCACCCAGATACTGACCGATGTCGCCAACGCCGATCAGTGCGCCAGCGGCGTTGGCTACCCCTACGAGGAGCGCGCCTTCACCGTGTGTGTCGAGGACGTGGCCTGA
- a CDS encoding polyribonucleotide nucleotidyltransferase — protein MSVVEIDEGVFESTAVIDNGSFGTRTIRFETGRLAQQAAGAVVAYLDDETMLLSATTASKSPKDHFDFFPLTIDVEERMYAAGRIPGSFFRREGRPSTDAILTCRLIDRPLRPTFVSGLRNEIQVVVTVLSLDPKDLYDVLAINAASASTQISGLPFSGPVGGVRVALIDGQWVAFPTVEQLERAVFDMVVAGRKVEESDDVAIMMVEAEATENVIELVAGGAGAPTEAVVAEGLEAAKPFIATLCDAQAELAGKAGKETAEYPLFPEYGEDVYYSVASVATDALSEALAIAGKNERNERTDEIKVEVLDRLAEQYAGREKEIGAAFRSLTKKLVRQRILTDHFRIDGRGITDIRALSAEVAIIPRAHGSALFERGETQIMGVTTLDMIKMAQQIDSLGPETSKRYMHHYNFPPFSTGETGRVGSPKRREIGHGALAERALFPVLPSVEEFPYAIRQVSEALGSNGSTSMGSVCASTLSLLNAGVPLKAPVAGIAMGLVSDDVEVEGGGVERRFVTLTDILGAEDAFGDMDFKCAGTKDFVTALQLDTKLDGIPSKVLAGALAQAKDARITILEVMAEAIDEPDEMSPYAPRITTIKVPVDKIGEVIGPKGKMINSITEETGAQISIEDDGTVFVGAADGLSAQAAIDKINAIANPQLPKTGERFLGTVVKTTDFGAFVSLLPGRDGLVHISKLGRGKRIAKVDDVVKVGDKLRVEIADIDNRGKISLILVDEDADTEKADSPADAPVDAATASN, from the coding sequence ATGTCTGTCGTAGAAATTGATGAAGGCGTGTTCGAATCGACCGCCGTGATCGACAACGGGAGCTTCGGCACCCGCACCATCCGCTTCGAGACCGGTCGGCTGGCCCAGCAGGCCGCCGGCGCCGTCGTCGCCTACCTCGACGACGAAACCATGCTGCTGAGCGCGACCACGGCCAGCAAGAGCCCGAAGGACCACTTCGACTTCTTCCCGCTGACCATCGACGTCGAGGAGCGGATGTACGCCGCGGGCCGCATCCCCGGTTCGTTCTTCCGGCGTGAAGGCCGGCCGTCCACCGACGCGATCCTGACCTGCCGCCTGATCGACCGTCCGCTGCGTCCCACGTTCGTCTCCGGGCTGCGCAACGAGATCCAGGTCGTCGTGACGGTGCTGAGCCTGGATCCCAAGGATCTCTACGACGTGCTGGCGATCAATGCCGCGTCGGCGTCCACGCAGATCTCCGGCCTCCCGTTCTCCGGGCCGGTGGGCGGTGTACGGGTCGCCCTCATCGACGGCCAGTGGGTTGCGTTCCCGACCGTCGAGCAGCTCGAGCGCGCCGTGTTCGACATGGTCGTCGCCGGCCGCAAGGTCGAGGAGTCCGATGACGTCGCGATCATGATGGTCGAGGCCGAGGCCACCGAGAACGTGATCGAGCTGGTCGCCGGCGGTGCCGGTGCACCCACCGAGGCCGTGGTGGCCGAGGGTCTCGAGGCCGCCAAGCCGTTCATCGCGACGCTGTGCGACGCGCAGGCCGAGCTGGCCGGCAAGGCCGGTAAGGAGACCGCCGAGTACCCGCTGTTCCCCGAGTACGGCGAGGACGTGTACTACTCCGTCGCCTCGGTGGCCACCGATGCGCTGTCCGAAGCGCTGGCCATCGCGGGCAAGAACGAGCGCAACGAGCGCACCGACGAGATCAAGGTCGAGGTGCTCGACCGGCTGGCCGAGCAGTACGCCGGCCGCGAGAAGGAGATCGGGGCGGCGTTCCGGTCGCTGACCAAGAAGCTCGTCCGGCAGCGCATCCTGACCGATCACTTCCGCATCGACGGTCGCGGCATCACCGACATCCGCGCCCTGTCGGCCGAGGTCGCCATCATCCCGCGGGCGCACGGCAGCGCGTTGTTCGAGCGCGGCGAGACCCAGATCATGGGTGTGACCACGCTGGACATGATCAAGATGGCCCAGCAGATCGACTCGCTGGGGCCCGAAACCAGCAAGCGCTACATGCACCACTACAACTTCCCGCCGTTCTCGACCGGTGAGACCGGCCGGGTCGGTTCGCCCAAGCGCCGCGAGATCGGCCACGGCGCGCTGGCCGAGCGGGCGCTGTTCCCCGTGCTGCCCAGCGTCGAGGAGTTCCCCTACGCCATCCGCCAGGTCTCCGAAGCGCTCGGCTCGAACGGGTCGACGTCGATGGGCTCGGTGTGTGCCTCGACGCTGTCGTTGCTCAACGCCGGTGTGCCGTTGAAGGCCCCGGTCGCGGGCATCGCGATGGGCCTGGTCTCTGACGACGTGGAGGTGGAAGGCGGCGGTGTCGAACGGCGTTTCGTCACGCTGACCGACATCCTCGGCGCCGAAGATGCGTTCGGCGACATGGACTTCAAGTGTGCCGGCACCAAGGACTTCGTCACCGCGCTGCAGCTCGACACCAAGCTCGACGGCATCCCCTCCAAGGTGCTGGCCGGTGCGCTGGCGCAGGCCAAGGATGCGCGGATCACGATCCTCGAGGTCATGGCCGAGGCGATCGACGAGCCCGACGAGATGAGCCCGTACGCGCCGAGGATCACGACGATCAAGGTGCCGGTCGACAAGATCGGCGAGGTCATCGGGCCCAAGGGCAAGATGATCAACTCGATCACCGAGGAGACCGGCGCCCAGATCTCCATCGAGGACGACGGCACCGTGTTCGTCGGTGCGGCCGACGGGCTTTCGGCGCAGGCCGCGATCGACAAGATCAACGCGATCGCCAACCCGCAGCTGCCCAAGACCGGCGAGCGGTTCCTGGGCACCGTGGTCAAGACCACCGATTTCGGTGCGTTCGTGTCGCTGCTGCCCGGTCGTGATGGTCTCGTGCACATCTCGAAGCTGGGCCGCGGCAAGCGGATCGCCAAGGTCGACGATGTCGTCAAGGTCGGTGACAAGCTGCGGGTCGAGATCGCCGACATCGACAATCGCGGCAAGATCTCGCTGATTCTCGTCGACGAGGACGCCGACACCGAGAAGGCGGACAGCCCGGCTGACGCTCCTGTTGATGCCGCGACCGCCAGCAACTAG